The Chryseolinea soli genome contains a region encoding:
- a CDS encoding alpha/beta hydrolase yields MEQHPIVIPYQARYFTLGTLSPQTRQIWFVLHGYGQLAEYFLKKFKVLEDQNIFVIAPEGLSRFYLDNLQTTGRASDRVGASWMTKENRLIDIQNYLTYLNTIAQNVVTKVTNIPVTILGFSQGAATASRWAVEGKVNFQRLILWAGVFPPDMDFHSAHQILEHKETCFVYGTSDPFINDSRFAEMNLLSAKLGIAPRVISFDGKHEMDSATLLKFR; encoded by the coding sequence ATGGAGCAACACCCGATCGTCATCCCCTACCAGGCCCGTTACTTCACCCTGGGTACACTGAGCCCCCAAACCCGGCAGATCTGGTTTGTGCTCCACGGCTATGGCCAACTGGCGGAATACTTTCTGAAGAAATTTAAAGTACTGGAAGACCAAAACATCTTCGTCATCGCTCCCGAAGGACTCTCCCGTTTTTACCTCGACAACCTGCAGACCACCGGTCGCGCTTCCGACCGCGTAGGCGCCTCGTGGATGACCAAAGAAAACCGGCTGATCGACATTCAGAATTACCTAACCTACCTCAACACCATCGCGCAAAACGTAGTGACGAAGGTCACGAACATTCCCGTGACCATCCTGGGTTTCTCGCAGGGCGCTGCCACCGCTTCACGCTGGGCCGTAGAAGGCAAAGTGAACTTTCAACGCCTGATCCTCTGGGCCGGTGTGTTCCCGCCCGACATGGATTTTCATTCGGCTCACCAAATTCTGGAGCACAAGGAAACGTGCTTCGTCTATGGCACATCCGATCCCTTTATCAACGACAGTCGCTTCGCGGAGATGAACCTGCTCTCCGCCAAATTGGGCATCGCGCCACGTGTCATTTCCTTTGACGGGAAACACGAAATGGACAGCGCTACGTTGTTAAAATTTCGCTAG